The proteins below come from a single Ictalurus punctatus breed USDA103 chromosome 29, Coco_2.0, whole genome shotgun sequence genomic window:
- the xpa gene encoding DNA repair protein complementing XP-A cells isoform X2, producing MECVKSSSSSGVSEVEGKSPSETLTPFMLAKIERNRQRALMLRQARLANRPSAGEGATATKLVKTIDSGAGFFIEDEEEEDEQRASRVVHKPAPVMEPDYLMCEECSKPFMDSYLSNSFDLSVCDKCRDSEEKHKLISRTEAKQLFLLKDCDLDQREPPLRFVLKKNPHNPRWGDMKLYLKSQVVSRSLEVWGSEGALEEARETREENREVQKQKRFNKKVKELRRAVRSSVFRKDTSVHQHDYGEEELLDEEEDQYRKVCKTCGHQLTYEKM from the exons ATGGAGTGTGTGAAGTCGAGTTCGTCCTCTGGAGTAAGTGAGGTGGAGGGAAAATCTCCGAGCGAGACGTTAACTCCGTTCATGTTGGCTAAGATCGAGAGGAACAGACAGAGAGCGCTGATGCTGAGGCAGGCCAGACTCGCTAACCGCCCTTCTGCTggggaag GTGCCACGGCAACCAAACTAGTGAAGACCATCGACTCCGGCGCTGGATTCTTCAtcgaggacgaggaggaggaggacgagcaGCGAGCGAGCAGAGTGGTGCATAAGCCTG CCCCAGTGATGGAGCCGGACTATCTGATGTGTGAGGAGTGCTCGAAGCCGTTCATGGACTCATACCTCAGCAACAGTTTCGATCTCTCGGTGTGTGACAAGTGCAG AGACAGCGAGGAGAAACACAAGCTGATTTCTCGTACGGAGGCGAAGCAGCTCTTCCTGTTGAAAGACTGCGATCTGGACCAGCGAGAGCCGCCTCTGCGATTCGTCCTGAAGAAAAACCCCCACAATCCTCGCTGGGGAGACATGAAGCTCTACCTGAAATCACAG GTGGTGTCTCGGTCTCTGGAGGTTTGGGGCAGTGAGGGGGCTCTGGAGGAGGCGCGAGAGACTCGAGAGGAGAACAGAGAAGTACAGAAACAGAAACGCTTCAACAAGAAAGtcaaag AGTTGAGGCGTGCGGTGAGGAGCAGTGTGTTCAGGAAGGACACCAGTGTCCACCAGCATGATTACGGTGAGGAGGAGCTGctggatgaggaggaggaccaGTACAGGAAAGTGTGTAAGACCTGCGGACACCAGCTCACCTACGAGAAGATGTAG
- the saraf gene encoding store-operated calcium entry-associated regulatory factor — protein sequence MALAVLFLLINLLMSPLIYCWNDGAVLLRDVQALTLYRGRYTTARRSSPVPQLQCVGGSAGCTAFVPEVVQCQNKGWDGVDVQWECKADMDNWYRFGKVEVSCEGYNNPDDPYILRGSCGLEYTLELTAEGRQNQGSFRFSDFASGFFQGKQQHGSSQQFQSGLSAEGSGSLVVIALFLLLAFAVYKMFLCDSGRGAHGDGYRGNQGPDGAGYNNMGPPPPGFRSEYTDHPPGYGFTDSHSGPHTANCGGSGLGGGLGSGLGGLGGGLGGLGGGLGGLGGGLGGLGGGLGGPGGRNRGGGGFWSGMGTGGLLGYLFGSQRRGPSAGPYASPYSNTNSSSNTNSSSNTNSSPKTSSGTRTASGFGGTKRR from the exons ATGGCGCTGGCGGTGCTTTTCCTGCTCATCAACCTGCTCATGTCTCCTCTCATTTACTGCTGGAATGACG gagcTGTGTTACTCCGTGATGTCCAGGCTCTGACCCTGTACAGGGGTCGGTACACGACGGCTCGCCGCTCCAGCCCTGTTCCTCAGCTGCAGTGTGTGGGAGGATCCGCGGGCTGCACCGCCTTCGTTCCTGAAGTGGTCCAGTGTCAGAATAAAGGCTGGGACGGTGTGGacgtccag tgGGAGTGCAAGGCTGATATGGATAACTGGTACCGTTTTGGAAAGGTGGAGGTCTCCTGTGAAGGCTACAACAACCCCGATGATCCGTATATACTGAGAGGCTCGTGTGGTCTCGAGTACACGCTGGAGCTCACAGCTGAGGGCAGGCAGAACCAGGGCTCGTTCCGATTCTCCGACTTCGCATCCGGGTTCTTCCAGGGAAAGCAGCAGCACGGAAGCAGCCAGCAGTTCCAGAGTGGCCTGTCGGCCGAGGGTTCGGGCAGTTTGGTGGTCATCGCACTCTTCCTGCTGCTAGCCTTCGCTGTTTATAAGATGTTTCTGTGCGACTCTGGTCGTGGTGCCCATGGAGATGGGTACAGAGGAAACCAAGGTCCTGATGGAGCCGGCTACAACAACATGGGTCCACCTCCTCCTGGGTTTAGGTCTGAATACACAG ATCATCCTCCTGGATACGGCTTTACAGATTCACACAGCGGACCTCACACCGCCAACTGTGGAGGAAGTGGACTCGGAGGCGGGCTCGGAAGTGGACTCGGAGGACTAGGAGGCGGACTCGGGGGACTAGGAGGCGGACTCGGGGGACTAGGAGGCGGACTCGGAGGACTAGGAGGCGGACTCGGAGGCCCTGGGGGTAGAAACAGAGGCGGAGGAGGATTCTGGTCTGGAATGGGAACAGGAGGACTGCTGGGATACCTGTTTGGCTCTCAGAG GCGTGGTCCTTCTGCAGGCCCTTATGCATCGCCGTATTCCAACACCAACAGCAGCTCCAACACCAACAGCAGCTCCAACACCAACAGCAGCCCCAAAACCAGCTCAGGGACTCGCACCGCTTCAG GTTTTGGCGGAACAAAGAGAAGATAA
- the LOC128628759 gene encoding uncharacterized protein C4orf54, producing METLHTAIMVTGVPKKEYCGTETNYVDLGSTNTVKVTFSGEGNQRAIFKRKGNHEEHEEGHTDQRKSAKDSSSDLSDMDLKIESFLEEETAVTCRKREETDYTDMYLNSRCESESEDSDPDESEHDMPVAEETESHYITTHEIQLTELDHDMDHELGRAASSCWDYEDDNLVYSFVDYASFESGEQPAGERGQRRSTNSRPPKLGATKALISTESEGASSDDGARNTAGRIHVSIKDSSQAVSESVRPSLDENDLLRCYRETQAKIDSQAHCFIPAPGRQHLASKLMKGKDVTEYSSGASSSVSELDDADKEVRNLTAKSFRSLACPYFDTIDLRPSSESSVSEHSLSMNKWSTFVDFNYRNYVTQGGVTGERKNSTCSVEMRKHTESGTVNMNNIAEGKTHQTNTLSSKYKETCELRCETETRSKCIQNVSNSCDATTSQPHDQADVGVEGVHKKAVFASSLLQNVISKKMRFEQARQLERGEISGAQHAHSPPKDRTSCTFLQRQTSESGSVHSIASMEDVLDSSNAPLNKVEKEEGEETCKTSCIPGIENIEEPAETPLLEDHGICEETSEVIVPKVHTDRDAMATTVPVQAPKENENACVEVTNGKTTKMSHLYVPGSHFLSKEREVVEPIKQTIDSIQSDGNNTHSMDTSKGSKAPEITIRLRSVKENKNNLERPFNIASLLTPNLAKHSGDTKSDKVPHFTVRDVRDSRCKLQTPIHQVRDVRKLVKSSYRLVSLESGENKTTSREESEAVKKEPDKNYKKEKTPMVIKCHSVNTNTDANSNRRNDSENERSPMQTISEQQEIQLKSARWKESCDKRVECKMANQVALEKLKAAVKTMEQLYVFDRNEWRRKTEAPRPVTDSHVLSLITSEEQGVDGERLEKAEPSKVSTPGADTSFNRTITHHPQQDVPKIQCSNVHSNISSSMRSPFSLNICPSKSSKAKRVEGEVTSAESDSGPKPQPPPVLDSENYLTIPIKPRPLETKPQTSEQILNPASQPQLQPRPPLQRSPVVTDSWSPESPTLTFCQPAQILCVTPPMDPLTSNTQRKLLLDPITGQCYLVDTPIALQPVTHRLYCPESAQYLDVPVALSPATYLICPPTFVQPHLPPVCSQGESTSAGASMTMGGAKPVISITSQQGPRIVAPPSFDGTTMSFVVEHR from the coding sequence ATGGAGACCCTCCACACAGCCATCATGGTTACTGGAGTACCCAAGAAAGAATACTGTGGCACCGAGACCAACTACGTAGATCTTGGGAGCACCAACACGGTGAAAGTCACATTCTCCGGTGAGGGAAACCAGCGAGCCATATTCAAGCGTAAAGGGAACCATGAAGAACACGAAGAAGGTCACACGGATCAAAGGAAGAGCGCAAAGGACAGTTCTTCTGATCTCTCAGATATGGATTTAAAAATCGAAAGTTTCCTCGAGGAGGAGACCGCTGTGACGTGCCGCAAACGGGAGGAAACGGACTACACAGACATGTATCTGAACAGTAGGTGCGAGTCCGAGTCGGAAGACAGCGATCCCGATGAAAGCGAACACGACATGCCTGTGGCCGAGGAGACAGAATCGCACTACATAACGACACATGAGATTCAGCTCACCGAACTGGACCACGACATGGACCACGAACTCGGTCGTGCCGCAAGCTCGTGCTGGGATTACGAAGATGACAATCTTGTGTACTCGTTTGTGGACTACGCGTCTTTCGAGAGCGGCGAGCAGCCTGCCGGGGAGAGGGGTCAACGACGATCGACAAACAGCCGTCCACCAAAACTGGGTGCCACCAAAGCACTGATCAGCACCGAGAGCGAAGGTGCGAGCTCAGACGACGGTGCGCGGAACACTGCGGGACGCATTCACGTATCCATTAAAGACTCGTCCCAGGCCGTGAGCGAGTCTGTTCGCCCGTCCCTGGATGAGAATGACCTTCTGCGTTGTTATCGTGAAACACAAGCAAAGATAGATAGTCAAGCGCACTGTTTCATTCCTGCGCCTGGACGCCAGCATCTGGCTAGCAAACTGATGAAAGGCAAAGATGTCACCGAGTACTCGAGCGGCGCATCGAGTTCTGTGAGTGAGCTTGACGATGCCGATAAGGAAGTCCGTAACCTGACCGCGAAGTCTTTCCGGAGCCTTGCGTGTCCCTACTTCGACACCATCGACCTCAGACCCTCGAGTGAGTCCTCTGTTTCAGAGCACAGCCTGAGCATGAACAAATGGTCCACTTTTGTTGATTTCAATTACAGGAATTACGTGACACAGGGTGGGGTCACGGGCGAGCGCAAAAATTCCACATGCTCTGTGGAAATGAGAAAGCATACGGAAAGTGGAACCGTTAACATGAACAACATCGCTGAAGGGAAAACCCACCAGACGAACACCCTGTCGTCAAAATATAAAGAGACGTGCGAGCTGAGATGCGAGACCGAGACGCGTTCGAAATGCATTCAGAACGTCTCGAACAGTTGCGACGCAACAACAAGCCAGCCACACGATCAGGCGGACGTCGGCGTGGAGGGAGTGCACAAGAAAGCCGTGTTTGCCTCGAGCCTCCTGCAAAACGTCATCTCAAAGAAAATGCGGTTTGAGCAAGCGCGTCAGTTGGAGCGTGGTGAAATAAGCGGTGCGCAGCATGCCCATTCACCACCGAAAGACCGCACCAGCTGCACGTTTTTACAAAGACAGACGTCAGAATCAGGATCTGTGCACTCCATTGCCTCCATGGAAGACGTTCTGGACAGTTCGAATGCACCTCTCAACAAAGTAGAGAAAGAAGAGGGGGAGGAGACATGCAAAACATCATGTATACCTGGAATAGAGAACATCGAAGAGCCAGCAGAGACTCCACTGCTGGAGGACCACGGAATCTGCGAAGAAACCAGCGAGGTCATAGTACCCAAAGTGCACACTGACCGTGATGCCATGGCCACAACCGTGCCGGTACAGGCACCGAAAGAAAACGAGAACGCATGCGTTGAAGTGACGAATGGTAAAACGACAAAAATGTCACACTTGTACGTTCCCGGGTCGCATTTCCTTTCAAAAGAAAGGGAAGTCGTGgaaccaattaaacaaacaattgaTTCCATCCAATCAGACGGAAATAATACACACAGCATGGACACTTCAAAAGGCAGCAAAGCCCCAGAGATCACAATCCGCCTGCGCAGCGtcaaggaaaacaaaaacaaccttgAGCGTCCTTTTAACATCGCCAGCCTCCTGACGCCGAACCTCGCCAAGCATAGTGGCGACACCAAGAGCGACAAAGTTCCACACTTCACAGTGAGGGATGTCCGGGACAGCAGGTGTAAACTCCAAACGCCGATCCATCAGGTGCGAGACGTGCGCAAACTGGTCAAGAGCTCGTACCGGTTGGTGTCTCTGGAAAGTGGCGAGAATAAAACCACGTCACGCGAAGAAAGCGAGGCTGTCAAAAAAGAACCAGATAAAAACTACAAGAAGGAGAAGACGCCCATGGTGATCAAATGCCACTCGGTGAACACCAACACCGATGCAAATTCAAACAGACGGAACGACTCGGAAAACGAGAGGTCACCGATGCAGACGATCTCCGAGCAGCAGGAGATTCAGCTGAAGTCGGCCAGATGGAAGGAAAGCTGTGATAAAAGGGTCGAGTGTAAAATGGCGAACCAGGTGGCACTGGAGAAGCTAAAGGCGGCTGTGAAGACCATGGAGCAGCTTTATGTTTTTGACCGGAACGAGTGGCGGCGCAAGACGGAGGCACCGCGGCCGGTGACGGACAGCCATGTCCTCTCGCTAATTACCAGCGAGGAGCAAGGAGTCGATGGTGAGAGGCTAGAGAAAGCAGAACCTTCAAAAGTTTCAACTCCTGGTGCAGACACAAGCTTCAACAGAACAATCACTCATCATCCACAACAAGATGTTCCCAAGATCCAGTGTTCCAACGTCCATAGCAACATCTCTAGCTCCATGAGAAGCCCCTTTTCCCTCAACATCTGCCCTTCAAAAAGCTCGAAAGCGAAACGAGTCGAGGGCGAAGTCACGAGCGCCGAATCGGATTCGGGACCTAAACCTCAACCTCCGCCTGTATTGGATTCTGAAAATTATCTAACCATCCCGATTAAGCCACGCCCCTTAGAGACAAAACCCCAAACCTCGGAACAAATTCTCAACCCCGCCTCTCAGCCTCAGCTTCAGCCCCGCCCACCTCTTCAGCGCTCACCAGTCGTCACAGATTCATGGTCTCCCGAGAGCCCGACACTGACCTTCTGTCAGCCCGCACAAATCCTTTGCGTCACGCCCCCCATGGACCCACtcacatcaaacacacaacgTAAACTCCTGCTGGATCCCATAACAGGGCAGTGCTACCTGGTGGACACGCCCATCGCCCTTCAGCCAGTCACGCACAGACTCTATTGCCCTGAGAGCGCTCAGTACCTGGACGTACCGGTGGCCCTGAGCCCGGCGACGTATCTCATCTGTCCACCCACATTTGTACAGCCGCATTTGCCCCCTGTTTGCTCGCAGGGCGAGAGCACAAGCGCAGGTGCAAGCATGACAATGGGCGGGGCTAAACCAGTCATCAGTATTACATCACAGCAAGGACCACGCATCGTGGCTCCGCCTTCTTTCGACGGCACGACCATGAGTTTTGTCGTGGAGCACAGATGA
- the xpa gene encoding DNA repair protein complementing XP-A cells isoform X1: MSHDSDRPYSNHRRRRSPIQTDTAREFSGNVTEFRSVFCVFSVWKLFTHRCSGCVCVCVCVGIRMECVKSSSSSGVSEVEGKSPSETLTPFMLAKIERNRQRALMLRQARLANRPSAGEGATATKLVKTIDSGAGFFIEDEEEEDEQRASRVVHKPAPVMEPDYLMCEECSKPFMDSYLSNSFDLSVCDKCRDSEEKHKLISRTEAKQLFLLKDCDLDQREPPLRFVLKKNPHNPRWGDMKLYLKSQVVSRSLEVWGSEGALEEARETREENREVQKQKRFNKKVKELRRAVRSSVFRKDTSVHQHDYGEEELLDEEEDQYRKVCKTCGHQLTYEKM, translated from the exons ATGTCACATGACTCAGATCGTCCATACTCCAACCACAGAAGAAGACGAAGTCCCATACAAACAGAcac CGCGCGTGAGTTCTCCGGAAATGTAACGGAATTCCGTTcagttttctgtgtgttttctgtgtggAAGTTATTTACACACCGCTGCTCCGG gtgtgtgtgtgtgtgtgtgtgtgtggggatcaGGATGGAGTGTGTGAAGTCGAGTTCGTCCTCTGGAGTAAGTGAGGTGGAGGGAAAATCTCCGAGCGAGACGTTAACTCCGTTCATGTTGGCTAAGATCGAGAGGAACAGACAGAGAGCGCTGATGCTGAGGCAGGCCAGACTCGCTAACCGCCCTTCTGCTggggaag GTGCCACGGCAACCAAACTAGTGAAGACCATCGACTCCGGCGCTGGATTCTTCAtcgaggacgaggaggaggaggacgagcaGCGAGCGAGCAGAGTGGTGCATAAGCCTG CCCCAGTGATGGAGCCGGACTATCTGATGTGTGAGGAGTGCTCGAAGCCGTTCATGGACTCATACCTCAGCAACAGTTTCGATCTCTCGGTGTGTGACAAGTGCAG AGACAGCGAGGAGAAACACAAGCTGATTTCTCGTACGGAGGCGAAGCAGCTCTTCCTGTTGAAAGACTGCGATCTGGACCAGCGAGAGCCGCCTCTGCGATTCGTCCTGAAGAAAAACCCCCACAATCCTCGCTGGGGAGACATGAAGCTCTACCTGAAATCACAG GTGGTGTCTCGGTCTCTGGAGGTTTGGGGCAGTGAGGGGGCTCTGGAGGAGGCGCGAGAGACTCGAGAGGAGAACAGAGAAGTACAGAAACAGAAACGCTTCAACAAGAAAGtcaaag AGTTGAGGCGTGCGGTGAGGAGCAGTGTGTTCAGGAAGGACACCAGTGTCCACCAGCATGATTACGGTGAGGAGGAGCTGctggatgaggaggaggaccaGTACAGGAAAGTGTGTAAGACCTGCGGACACCAGCTCACCTACGAGAAGATGTAG